The proteins below come from a single Prolixibacter sp. NT017 genomic window:
- a CDS encoding PhzF family phenazine biosynthesis protein produces MKIQVFQVDAFASELFEGNPAAVCPLEEWPEDEVLQNIAMENNLSETAFFVRNLHDYELRWFTPKVEVALCGHATLATAHVLFHHLGSTKNPLIFKTRKSGELQVKKDKGLLTLNFPADKLEPALPPKGLIEALGKKPEEIWKGKTDYLLYYPAQEDIEEMAPDFFRLANVEARGVIVTAPGYESDFVSRFFAPAVGVNEDPVTGSAHTSLTPFWAHRMNQLEFDALQLSERGGKLRCHLSGDRVLISGQAKTFLEGTITL; encoded by the coding sequence ATGAAAATACAGGTTTTTCAGGTCGACGCCTTTGCTTCCGAGCTATTTGAAGGAAATCCGGCTGCTGTTTGTCCGCTGGAAGAATGGCCCGAAGACGAAGTCCTTCAGAATATTGCCATGGAGAACAACTTATCCGAAACAGCATTCTTTGTGCGCAATCTCCACGATTACGAACTCCGGTGGTTTACACCCAAAGTGGAAGTGGCCCTGTGTGGACACGCCACATTGGCTACCGCTCATGTCCTTTTTCATCATTTGGGAAGTACAAAGAATCCGCTCATATTCAAAACCCGCAAAAGCGGTGAATTGCAGGTGAAAAAAGACAAAGGCTTATTAACGCTGAATTTTCCGGCTGATAAGCTGGAACCGGCCCTTCCTCCCAAAGGATTGATTGAAGCATTGGGCAAAAAACCAGAAGAAATCTGGAAAGGGAAAACTGATTACCTGCTATATTATCCCGCCCAGGAAGACATTGAAGAAATGGCTCCGGACTTTTTCCGTCTGGCCAACGTCGAAGCGCGGGGCGTCATCGTAACAGCTCCGGGCTATGAAAGCGATTTTGTTTCCCGTTTTTTTGCCCCAGCCGTTGGGGTGAATGAAGATCCGGTAACCGGCTCAGCACATACCTCGCTAACTCCATTCTGGGCACACCGAATGAACCAGCTGGAATTTGATGCTCTACAACTTAGTGAGCGAGGAGGCAAACTTCGGTGCCATCTTTCAGGTGATCGTGTTTTAATTTCCGGGCAGGCTAAAACATTCCTGGAAGGAACCATCACATTGTAA
- a CDS encoding creatininase family protein, which yields MRPYILAETNWKTVREIDYELAILPWGATEAHNLHLPYATDVFESEYFAWESAKIAWEKGAKVIVLPAIAYGVNTGQPDVKLDMNLNPSTQLAILDDLITVLNRQGIKKLVILNSHGGNDFKMHIRELNLRFPQMLLSQCHWFKMPGIEDFFEDVGEHAGEMETSLMQLFRPDLVRSLEDAGEGKAKVPRIPALREGWAWSERKWTQVTTDTGIGNPKEATREKGERFFRHVSEKVGTFFYDMATTTPEDMYIDPDQL from the coding sequence ATGAGACCGTATATTCTTGCTGAAACCAATTGGAAAACCGTTCGTGAAATTGATTATGAACTGGCTATTCTTCCCTGGGGAGCCACCGAGGCTCACAATCTCCACTTACCCTATGCCACCGATGTTTTTGAATCGGAATATTTTGCCTGGGAATCGGCAAAAATCGCATGGGAAAAAGGAGCGAAGGTGATTGTTTTGCCGGCTATTGCCTATGGTGTGAATACCGGACAGCCAGATGTGAAACTTGATATGAACCTGAATCCCTCGACGCAGTTGGCGATTCTCGACGATTTGATTACTGTGCTGAATCGTCAGGGAATAAAGAAGCTGGTGATTCTGAATTCGCATGGTGGGAACGACTTTAAAATGCACATCCGGGAATTGAATCTTCGTTTTCCGCAAATGTTACTGTCGCAGTGCCATTGGTTCAAAATGCCCGGAATAGAGGACTTTTTTGAAGATGTCGGTGAACACGCCGGTGAGATGGAAACCAGCCTGATGCAATTGTTTCGACCCGATTTGGTGCGCTCGCTGGAAGATGCTGGCGAAGGTAAAGCGAAAGTTCCCCGCATTCCGGCTTTACGCGAAGGTTGGGCCTGGTCCGAACGCAAGTGGACACAGGTTACGACCGACACGGGAATTGGAAATCCCAAAGAGGCTACAAGGGAGAAAGGCGAACGCTTTTTCCGACATGTTTCCGAAAAGGTTGGTACCTTTTTTTACGATATGGCTACAACAACTCCGGAAGATATGTACATCGACCCGGATCAGCTCTGA
- a CDS encoding radical SAM protein, whose amino-acid sequence MKAPSISRRTCIKTGLMGTLGMAFIPTLAANDSVPPKYQREARYYKVTGRGVKCTLCPNECNISLNDTGDCRTRINRDNKLYTTAYGNPCAIHIDPVEKKPLYHFLPGSRSFSIATAGCNLVCLNCQNWQISQATPAETRNQELFPEQVVASSIGNNCQSIAYTYAEPLVFYEYTYDSSERAHQEGIKNILVSNGYVNEEPLRKLSKVIDAANIDLKSFDDDIYVRLNTGSLEPVLRTLKNTKRGRCLARNYQPGYSRLDR is encoded by the coding sequence ATGAAAGCACCTTCGATATCGAGACGAACATGTATCAAAACCGGATTGATGGGAACGTTGGGAATGGCCTTTATACCGACGTTGGCAGCAAATGACTCCGTTCCCCCAAAATACCAGCGTGAAGCACGTTATTACAAAGTAACCGGTCGCGGAGTAAAGTGCACACTGTGTCCGAATGAGTGCAACATCAGCCTCAACGACACCGGTGACTGCCGGACGCGAATCAACCGCGATAATAAATTATATACAACAGCTTACGGAAACCCGTGCGCTATTCACATCGATCCGGTCGAGAAGAAACCCCTGTATCATTTCCTGCCGGGAAGTCGTTCCTTTTCCATTGCCACGGCTGGGTGTAACCTGGTTTGCCTAAACTGCCAGAACTGGCAAATTTCGCAGGCAACTCCGGCCGAAACCCGGAATCAGGAACTCTTTCCGGAACAAGTAGTTGCTTCGTCCATTGGGAATAACTGTCAATCGATCGCCTATACCTATGCCGAACCGCTTGTGTTTTATGAATACACTTATGATTCATCTGAAAGGGCGCACCAGGAAGGCATCAAAAATATCCTCGTTTCCAACGGGTACGTCAATGAAGAACCGCTCCGCAAACTTTCCAAAGTAATCGATGCGGCCAATATCGATTTAAAATCATTTGACGATGATATTTATGTCAGGCTGAACACCGGTTCGCTGGAACCTGTCCTTCGAACCCTGAAAAATACTAAAAGAGGAAGGTGTTTGGCTCGAAATTACCAACCTGGTTATTCCCGGCTGGACCGATGA
- the amrB gene encoding AmmeMemoRadiSam system protein B, with the protein MRTHIPFRVIVVLLLLFPGQLLAQDRQPAVAGSFYPGNAGTLKKELSQLFQNTSTQTDSSIAALIVPHAGYIFSGKVAATGYAQIPAGKAYKNVFVIGVSHRIRFSGVSIYPHGNYITPLGKIPVNETLAEKLIAENSFIHFVPKAHQSEHSIEVQLPFLQYHLKKGFRIVPILTGDSNPATTRKLAEALLPYFTGDNLFIISTDFSHYPTNATAQKVDKETADAILSGKPEQLQKVCQKTAPNPPENVLTRLCGESGVLTLMEMVSGKPDYHYHQITYQNSAASSAGDPSRVVGYYAISVTRNKEQTFHLTENDKSYLLKLARSSIETYLKTGTVQKIAPGYPEDLQQHCGAFVTLTEDGKLRGCIGQFNPSIPLVEVVRNMAIAAATKDNRFQPVQLPEMKSIEIEISVLTPLHKIKNAEEFTPGKQGIYIKKGNRSGTYLPQVAEQTGWDREKMLGHCSRDKAGIGWNGWKDAELYTYEAIVFHEK; encoded by the coding sequence ATGAGAACACACATTCCGTTTCGGGTCATCGTGGTTTTGCTGCTGCTATTCCCGGGACAGCTGCTAGCACAAGACAGGCAGCCTGCCGTAGCCGGTTCCTTCTATCCGGGAAATGCAGGTACGCTTAAAAAAGAGCTGAGTCAACTCTTTCAAAATACGAGTACCCAAACAGATTCGTCAATTGCCGCACTGATTGTTCCCCATGCCGGTTATATCTTTTCAGGAAAAGTAGCCGCCACCGGATATGCTCAAATTCCTGCCGGAAAAGCATACAAGAATGTGTTTGTCATTGGCGTATCACATCGGATTCGTTTCAGTGGAGTTTCCATTTATCCTCATGGAAATTATATAACTCCGTTGGGGAAAATTCCGGTGAACGAGACATTAGCCGAAAAGCTAATAGCAGAGAACAGCTTCATCCATTTTGTTCCCAAAGCACACCAGAGCGAACATTCCATTGAAGTTCAGTTACCTTTTCTGCAATATCATTTGAAAAAAGGATTTCGCATCGTTCCCATACTAACCGGAGATTCCAATCCAGCAACGACTCGAAAACTGGCAGAAGCACTTTTGCCCTACTTCACCGGCGACAACCTGTTCATTATTAGCACCGATTTTTCACATTATCCGACGAATGCGACTGCACAAAAGGTGGATAAAGAAACGGCTGATGCGATTCTTTCCGGGAAACCGGAACAATTACAAAAGGTATGTCAGAAAACAGCTCCCAATCCGCCGGAAAATGTGTTGACCCGCCTCTGCGGCGAAAGTGGCGTACTCACTCTCATGGAGATGGTCTCGGGAAAACCGGACTATCATTACCATCAAATTACCTATCAAAACTCCGCCGCCAGTTCGGCGGGCGATCCCAGCAGAGTCGTTGGGTACTACGCTATTTCGGTAACAAGAAACAAAGAGCAGACATTTCATCTAACCGAAAATGACAAAAGCTATTTACTCAAACTGGCCAGAAGTAGCATTGAAACGTATTTAAAAACCGGCACGGTTCAGAAAATTGCCCCAGGTTATCCTGAAGACCTTCAGCAACATTGCGGTGCCTTTGTGACATTAACAGAAGATGGAAAACTGCGCGGTTGCATCGGGCAATTCAATCCGTCGATTCCGTTGGTGGAAGTCGTCCGGAATATGGCGATTGCCGCCGCCACAAAAGACAACCGTTTTCAGCCTGTTCAGTTACCCGAAATGAAATCCATTGAAATCGAGATTTCTGTTTTGACTCCGCTGCACAAAATCAAAAATGCCGAGGAATTCACGCCCGGGAAACAGGGAATCTACATCAAAAAAGGAAACCGTAGCGGAACCTACTTGCCACAGGTAGCCGAGCAAACCGGCTGGGACCGGGAAAAAATGCTTGGCCATTGCTCCCGAGACAAAGCCGGCATCGGGTGGAACGGCTGGAAAGACGCTGAACTATACACCTACGAAGCCATTGTTTTTCATGAAAAATAA
- a CDS encoding glycoside hydrolase family 97 protein — translation MKKYPNIFPAISTVFLIIAAIFILSRCEENPTTSRTVVSPDETLNVTFYLDHEGKPFYSAKLGEKPLFYKSQLGFELKGAPNLLDDFVATRFDRDQVDQTWTQPWGEQKEIRNNYRELKIELKEQHGLHRKMNIIFRVYNEGFAFRYEFPGQENLKDFEISNEVTGFAFSGDHTAWSIPAYGDNRYEYLYTSHPLSELTDTVCTPLTLETKSGNYISIHEAALVDYASMSLYHSGNNKLRCDLVPWSDGVKVKTSAPRVTPWRTVLVSSTAAGLMNSRMLLNLNEPNQLGDVSWIKPTKFVGIWWSLHLGKETWQYSPTHGANTQNVMKYIDFAAKAGIGAVLVEGWNQGWEDWKFSFTKPYPDFDIKKITDYARKKGVQLIGHNETGADVANYEQQLDSAFNFYQKYGVHYVKTGYVGSRVNGKEWHHGQFMVNHYLHMVQEAAKRHIMLDVHEPIIPTGLRRTYPNLMSGEGARGQEYNAWSEDGGNPPEHTTILPFTRLLAGPMDFTPGIFELTLKDKPHNQVNTTLAKQLALYVVLYSPLQMVPDLPENYQGHPAFQFIHDVPVDWEYSKAINGEIGDYVTVIRKDRNSRDWYLGAITDEDPRKIEVPLSFLAKGRKYTAEMYLDGPQANYSNNPVSIEITKKEVNRRTTLRLNLAPGGGAAIRFTPAR, via the coding sequence ATGAAAAAATACCCAAACATATTTCCCGCCATCAGTACCGTATTTCTCATCATCGCTGCCATATTCATTTTAAGTCGCTGCGAGGAAAACCCAACCACTTCCCGAACAGTCGTCTCTCCCGACGAAACACTGAACGTGACCTTCTATCTCGACCACGAAGGAAAACCCTTCTATTCGGCCAAACTGGGCGAAAAACCACTATTCTATAAATCGCAACTGGGCTTCGAATTAAAAGGCGCTCCCAATCTACTCGATGATTTCGTTGCCACCCGGTTCGACCGCGATCAGGTCGACCAAACCTGGACACAGCCCTGGGGTGAGCAAAAGGAGATTCGGAACAACTACCGTGAGTTAAAGATTGAACTGAAAGAACAGCATGGTTTGCACCGGAAAATGAACATTATATTCAGAGTGTACAACGAAGGCTTTGCTTTCCGTTACGAGTTCCCGGGGCAAGAAAACCTGAAAGATTTCGAAATATCCAACGAAGTGACAGGGTTCGCCTTCAGCGGCGACCACACTGCCTGGTCGATTCCGGCATATGGCGACAACCGTTACGAGTATCTTTACACCAGCCATCCTCTTTCAGAATTAACAGATACTGTTTGTACACCGCTTACGCTGGAAACCAAAAGCGGAAACTATATCAGTATACATGAAGCTGCACTGGTCGATTATGCTTCCATGTCATTATATCATTCGGGAAATAATAAACTGCGTTGCGATCTGGTGCCGTGGTCCGATGGTGTGAAAGTAAAAACATCAGCTCCCCGGGTTACTCCCTGGCGGACCGTTCTGGTTTCCTCAACCGCCGCCGGATTGATGAATTCACGAATGCTCCTCAACCTGAATGAGCCGAATCAACTGGGAGATGTTTCCTGGATAAAACCAACAAAATTTGTAGGAATCTGGTGGTCGTTGCACCTCGGAAAAGAAACCTGGCAGTACTCTCCCACACATGGAGCTAACACGCAAAATGTGATGAAGTACATCGACTTTGCCGCGAAGGCCGGCATTGGGGCAGTGCTCGTCGAAGGTTGGAACCAAGGCTGGGAAGACTGGAAATTCAGTTTCACCAAGCCTTATCCCGATTTCGACATCAAAAAAATAACCGACTACGCGCGCAAAAAGGGTGTACAACTAATCGGTCACAACGAAACAGGTGCCGATGTAGCCAATTACGAACAGCAACTCGATTCTGCTTTCAACTTCTATCAGAAATACGGTGTCCATTATGTGAAAACCGGTTATGTTGGTTCGCGCGTAAATGGAAAAGAGTGGCATCACGGGCAGTTCATGGTCAATCATTATTTACATATGGTTCAGGAAGCAGCCAAACGGCACATCATGCTCGATGTTCATGAGCCCATCATCCCTACTGGTTTGCGGCGAACCTATCCCAATCTTATGTCGGGAGAAGGGGCCCGCGGACAGGAATATAATGCCTGGAGCGAAGATGGAGGGAATCCGCCGGAACACACCACCATTCTGCCTTTTACCCGCTTGCTGGCTGGCCCGATGGACTTTACACCTGGTATTTTTGAACTTACGCTGAAAGACAAGCCGCACAACCAGGTCAATACCACACTGGCCAAGCAATTGGCACTTTATGTTGTACTCTACAGTCCACTGCAAATGGTTCCCGATTTACCCGAAAATTACCAGGGGCACCCGGCCTTTCAGTTCATTCACGATGTTCCCGTCGATTGGGAATATTCCAAAGCTATTAATGGTGAAATTGGCGATTATGTTACGGTTATCCGGAAAGACCGGAACAGCCGCGATTGGTACCTGGGAGCTATTACGGATGAAGACCCGCGAAAGATTGAAGTCCCGCTGAGTTTCCTGGCAAAGGGAAGAAAATACACGGCCGAGATGTACCTCGACGGCCCACAGGCCAACTACAGCAACAACCCGGTATCCATTGAGATTACTAAAAAGGAAGTCAACCGTCGTACCACATTACGCCTGAACTTAGCCCCCGGCGGAGGTGCTGCCATCCGTTTTACTCCCGCCCGGTAA
- a CDS encoding DsrE family protein: MKDHDDHLAVIWASGDPDVAEKVCLMYTHNAHLQHWFQEVRLIVWGPSAKLLTENESLQKQIRDMLNNGLTVEACATCASMYGITDQLRQLGIDVRPMGVPLTSYLKDGWKVLTF, encoded by the coding sequence ATGAAAGATCATGACGATCACTTAGCAGTTATTTGGGCAAGTGGCGATCCGGATGTTGCCGAAAAGGTTTGCCTCATGTACACCCACAACGCGCATCTTCAACATTGGTTTCAGGAAGTGCGGTTAATCGTATGGGGTCCATCGGCCAAGCTGCTGACCGAAAATGAAAGTTTGCAGAAACAAATTAGGGACATGCTGAATAACGGACTCACCGTTGAAGCATGCGCAACCTGTGCCAGCATGTACGGCATCACCGATCAGCTCCGGCAATTGGGCATAGACGTGCGTCCGATGGGCGTACCACTGACCAGTTACCTGAAAGACGGCTGGAAAGTACTCACATTCTGA